tgatatccaattggtacttacagtcttgtcccatcgctgcaactcccatacggactcgggaggtaacggtcgagagccatgcgtcctctgaaacacgaccctgccaagccgacctgcttcttgacacactactcgcttaacccggaagccagccgcaccaatgtgtcggaggaaacactgtacagctgACGAAAGTAAAGATAAGGCAAAGTTACATTTATGCAGAATATTTCCGTTGGCATGCAAGGAAGAGGCTGACAGCAGGCCATAAACAGCAACCACTAGTAAGAAGATATAAAGAGGGGGGAAATTAGATTGAAACATGGCTGAGTCTGGGGGTCATAGTGGGGGGGTCGAAACATAGCTGAGTCTAGGGGTCATAGTGGGGGGGTCGAAACATAGCTGAGTCTGGGGGTCATAGTGGGGGGGTCGAAACATAGCTGAGTCTAGGGGTCATAGTGGGGGGTCGAAACATAGCTGAGTCTAGGGGTCATAGTGGGGGGTCGAAACATAGCGGAGTCTGGGGGTCATAGTGGGGGGTCGAAACATAGCTGAGACTAGGGGTCATAGTGGGGGGTTGAAACATAGCTGAGTCTAGGGGTCATAGTGGGGGGTTGAAACATAGCTGAGTCTAGGGGTCATAGTGGGGGGGTCGAAACATAGCTGAGTCTAGGGGTCATTGTGGAGGGTCGAAACATAGCTGAGTCTTGGGGTCATAGTGGAGGGTCGAAACATAGCTGAGTCTGGGGGTCATAGTGGGGGGGTCGAAACATAGCTGAGTCTGGGGGTCATAGTGGGGGGTCGAAACATAGCTGAGTCTGGGGGTCATAGTGGGAGGGTCGAAACATAGCTGAGTCTAGGGGTCATAGTGGAGGGGTCGAAACATAGCTGAGTCTGGGGGTTATAGTGGGCGGTCAACATGGAAACCTTAATTGAAGAGGCGGGGAAGGTACGTACGGGTTGCTCCCCCCAACTGTGCATATGAATTAATGACACTAGATAAATACAGAGGTAAAGTTACAATAAATCCCAACTATTGTGGCTTGGGGCAACTCCCTGAGCTCTGCATACAAACGTTGTTCTGTTGAAACAGACCAATAATGATGGATGAGTActgcaatcaatcaatcaaattattGTCTTAGACAGCCCAAAGTCTAAAAACATGGACGAAGTCTGATCTTGTAATGGTTGCTATGCTTTTCTCTTGCAGACTGGACTCATGTTCTGGCCATTCATGCAGGTAAATGACTGTCTTTGTATAATCATATCTTAATGTATCTGAAAGCCTTGAACACACACATTCTGTCCACCCAGTACTACTAACTTGAACAATGCCAATCATTACGGTTTCATGGTATATTTACTGTGTCCCATGAAAATTTACAAATGTACAATGAACAAGACTTTGTTTTCTCACCTACCTcccactcttcctcctctcccctcatctcttccttacccctctctcctaGTTCCTGAACTTTTCCATGGTGCCTCTGTACATGCGGACCACCTTCACAGGGTGCTGTGCCTTCGTCTGGGCCACCTTCCTGTGTTTCTCACGTCAGAGTGGGGACGGCACGGCTAACGCCGCCATCGCATGGATGTTTACTCCAAAACAGGATAGGACGACAGAGCCTGAAGCGGAGAATCTCGGGCCCAAAGTGGAACAAACAGGGCCAAAAGTGGACCAAACAGGGCCCAAACTAGACACAGAAGGACCCAAACCGGAGAACCCAAGCCCCAAAGAGGAGACAACAAACACCCACTGTTAAGCAGGACGACCAAGCACGAACAAAGGAGGTGGAGGCTAGTTTGAACAAGGGCGCACAAACTGACACAACACCCAGCCAGGAGAAGGGACCACAGACAACCACGGACTCAAAAATGAATCTCTGGTAGATTCTAGTTCTATAGAACCTTCAGATAAGAATACTGTCTATGTATGAATCTTATATCTCAAAATGTTGTCATCTTGAAACGTTCAATTCCAATGTGCTATGCTACTGCACAAGATGTCGGCAGGGTGTAACGTATTGCTATACAAAGGGACTTTGTATTTATTGAATTTGTTGTTGATAACAATTGGGATCCAGCATTCTTAAACAAACCATACTTGTACATAGAAGTGCTTGTACTACTGCACCTAtcttcccctttctccatctctctctctgtatctctctctctgtatctctctctctctcgccccctcttgACAGACAACTTGTAAAAATCAGTGTGTTGTACAATGTAGGCTATTTTAAATGTTCTGCTCTTATCTCTGAAGTCTGAAGGAATGATTGTGCATTTCTAATTGGCATTGAGTTATAGTGATACACGAATCTGGTTATTTATTTGTTTGCAATATTTCCTATCTCCTGTCAAACATCACATATTTCTCATCTCTAGTAGTAGATATATATGCTCGATATAGATTTTTGCTTGATATTATTATCCGTAAAAAAATGTTTGAAAAGATTATCCATTGCACGTCCTGAATGAACATAACTCTGAAGTGGCTCCTACGCAGATGATATTCACATCACAGATCTGCTTCCCCAAGCAGACATCTGTGTCCACCATCCTCCTCCGACTTCTTCTGTCAAGGCTCTCATTATGCTGACCAGTTGATTGATAAACAGATGTTCAGGGTATTGATTAGGCAGCTTGTTTTAATGCAATTAGTGTGATTACACTGGGTTAATTAGAATGTGTCTGGCTTGGCTCTGCTGGTGATGACAGTGAAGCTACGTTGATAGGGAAGCCTGGTATTTCTTGTACTGTATGTCTGAATAACTGGGATTACAGTAGATATTGTGTGGAGAACGCTGAAACTACTGCTGTTGTcatgatatatattatatttcctATCATGTCTGTACACGATCCAACTAGTACATAATGTTTAGCAGGGCATTATGTATCTGTGGGATCAATCTAAAAACATATCTGTATTTCTACTAGTACACAACTGTTATACATTGTAATATGATTAATATGATATTTTACTAAATATTTTGAATGTACGTCTATTGGTGCACATCAATCCAAGTCTATTGTGAGACTAATCTGGCCTCAGATTTAATATATTTATTAttgtaaattaaaataaaaacttcATCAATGTCTATTCTCTTTTGTAATTAATCTTTTAACACATTTATTTTACACATCAAAAACGTCCAAGTGAAACTGATTATTGGCCCAGTCATGTGCATCAACATAGCAGCAGCCAATAGGTTCAACAGCGTGAAATGAGTCATCACGTCAGAGCCAGACCTGTCAGACCTGCTCTGGCTACTCAGCTTCAATGCATAGCCCTAGAGTATCTTCAGTTCTTTGACATTCACTCGTTTGAAGTACGTACTATTTCGAGAGTGATGGTGTATTAGTGAAACATTTTCTAATAAATGTAAGCCTTCTGCTCCACATATTCAGCACCTAGGCCTAGTGATATCTTGACATCTTCATTGAAAAAAATGATATTGCTAGAAATTTTTCAAATAAATAATTTTATGGAAAACTAGTAGAAACGTATAGAAAATGTCGATTTCCAGCTTTGTATTTGACAAATATGACACTGTTTCAATGCAAGCTCGGGGCCGtttttctccctttctctggtTCGTACTGCGCGTGCGCTCTGCATCCATCTGTGTACCACACAGGAATTTGTAAGCTTAAATAAAGATGCTCAACGTCTCGGCTCGATGGTGCCTTCGAATCGGCGAAACTGATTTATCCTGAAAGGAAAACAGAAGAGCAGAACTCAATATAGGATTTTAACACACATTTCCACAACCCATTAAAGTCATAGTGTATCATAAATCAATTCCAGCTATGGAATTGAAGAAATCAATTTCTGAAACCGAGCGCTCATTGAAGAGCTACGGCTCTGTATCGGAAACGGAATGGACAAAAGACAAAGGTGAGCGTCATTCATTGCAAAGTAACGTTTTGGCCTGTTATAGTGGTTATTGCTCTGTGCAGAATAAAGCATGTGGTTTCAGATAGGGGATGTTGCGTTGCAAAACAACACCCGTTAATTGCAATTAGTCCGTGCATCTTTATTGTTTCCTGAATGTCATTCCCAGTGCCTTGAAAATGGACTGGAGACATCTCCATGCATGAGCGTTGCTTTCAATGCATTTTGGAGGTGCATTTGACCAGTTATTCACTGATAATAACCATATCATTACTATTTCAGAAGATCTTTCTCATTTACAATAGCTTACCCACTGTATTAACAGTATATATTACAATAGCACAAAGGAGAGGAGCCCCGAGATGTATACACGTATGTAACGCCCCATTTCTACTAGCCTATTTCCATAACACTAAAGAAGGACTGACATATGCCCAGCTCTTCACTTTCAGCTGACTGTACATTCTAAagttgtctgactgggtcttctAATATATTGAACTGCACCCCTTCCAGTCGATGGATGCAGCAGGGTAGAACAAGCTAGAAACCTACCTGCCGGGCTGTGAGTGTGTGAGTCAATACCAGCATCACCAGCACTGATACCAGCAGGAAAGATGATAGAAACTAACTGTAGAGACAGGCAAGAGATTTTCATCCTCCTCGTTTTCATTTCATCCTTTTTTTATCAGTAAGATATCAATGCATTATGAAAGGTCTTTCGAAGGAAGATACATTTTAAGATAAATGTTTCAATAATGTTATTTATATGACATGCATTGTTCATTGTTCTTAATTTTACTGGTATCTATTTGTGATATTATAGGTAGGCTAGGCTAGTGCCACGAAGCTGTCATCAGAGCAGTATGATATATGTCTAATAATACAGACATAAAGAGGGtcatgggggggggggtaaacagaggtcagaggtcagaggtcaggaatAACAAGAGGTCATAACAAGAGGTCATATTGTGTGCTTTATGTAACCAGAGATCCACAGCAGAGAATCCTGTCATGAGTCAGCCTCACACACCTACGGGGTTAATTTCAATATTCACTTGACTTATACTGGTAGTTATGTTTCACTGTATATTTTGTGTAGGGCTGTCTGTGTGACATCTGTATACTTTCAACATAAATCAGCCCATTGGATCTTGGAATAATATATTCTTTGAGTGTCCTCTTCATTAATTCCATCGTTAGAATAGGAATGAAaaagagagacgagaggagagtgGGGTGCAGAAAGTCTGAGATGAATTCTTCAGCTCATGAATATGAATGGAAGAAGACTGCATCTATTTTTAGAGATAGACTCTCTGTCCCcattcccccccacacacacacacagacacagacacacacacacacacctattcaTCATTCCCTTCCCCTTGTGTGTTGCAACTTTCAACTTCCATCTGTGTTGGGAGACGCATAGCTGGATACtaaaacacagtggggaacatTACAATTAACACAGTACTTCTGGGCCCTGTTCATTAGgaggaaagcagactgaaacagggaggggctACCAGACTTTGCACAATAAGAAAAGCTTGTTTGTTTTCCATTACAAAAACTTTTTTTATTATCCATTGCATGCCCGAATGAACATAACCCTGAAGTGGCTGCTacgcagataatattcacatgaCAGATCTGCTTCTCCTCATCAAGCAGACATCTGTCCACCCTCCTCCTTCTGTCAAGGCTCTCATTATGCTGATCAGTTGATTTATAGACAGATGTGCAGGGTATTGATTCGGCAGTTTGTTTTAATGCAATTAGTTTGATTACATTGGGTTAATAACTAGCTTGGCTTTGCCAGTGAAGCTACATTGATAGGGAAGCCTGGTATTTCTTCTAATAGTGactgtggggactggggaggacCAAATGATGCTGTTACTGTATAGATTTAGAGctggattcaatccgtatcgcgGAAGATCTGCATTAAAATGTCACGGTattttccgattgagccgacatatacAGCGTATTACCACGaacgcgggaacattgcctttaaatttcagcTATAATTTCAGTCTTCCGTGATACTTCAGCAATTGATTATTATTTTTGGCTTTTGCTTTTGGATACAGTTCTATCTGTAGACCACACTGTGTCTGTTTCCCTGTAGTAGGTTTAGCACGATTCTTACTTTGTCTTTCAATGCTGCCTTCCATGGTGCCCACACTAGCATACCATGAAGAATGCATGCCCAATACATTGCTTCATACTAATTGGTATGGTGCTGTGTGCGTTGGAACAGAGCCTCAGCCTTCCATACTTAACATTTACCATGTATCCAGGAGTTTATCTGAAGACCCCCATGAGCAgtatcttcctcctctctaaccctgCTGAAGGCTGAATGCGGACTACTGAGTACGGGAGTGTGTGCTGACTGAGTATGTACTGCGTTAAGATAACTTCCTCGGCTCAGAGCAGTCGGCAGTTTAGATCCTTTGTGTGTTATTCATTacagacctggctctctgccatcATAATGGGCCAGTCAGGATTTTGTGTGGCAGTCAGcagcaaaatgtgtgtgtgtgtgtgtgtgtgtgtgtctttgtgtgaggtAGAAAGAGTAGCAAGGGAGAGAAAGGTAGAAacagaaggggggagagggagagaaagatagagagagcagtgaggggtagagaaagagaaagagagagaatccaCTTGGTATGAATCCTCCACAGTTTATCacactgtgttattgactgcagAGACAACTATGTGGGGATCAGCATTGTTTTCATGCTGCGGTTACCACAGCAGGGAAAACATTGGGACGCTACTTTTCATTCAAGGACTCAACGTCAAGCTAAGCATTGAGTCTCATCAGCTATGAACAGTCACAGGATGCAATTTCGATTCTTGTTACATTTGTCTTAGACAAAAACAGTGACTCAAACGAATGTCAAAATCTCATCCAGCCAAAGAAAAACAATAGAGGGGACAAAATTGAGGTGACACCATTTTTTGTTAGTTATTTCCAATATTTGGAACGCCACTAATTTCCCTTTTGTCGATTGTCTTTAAGAGTACTGCCTCCACATTAGCACCTTGTAAAGGTCTCTGGATGGATAGCATTACCAGTAGTTGGTTGAGGAGTCACAGAACAGTCAGTTCACCATTCTGGACTCgtagcctgtctctctccataGAGAAAATCTGTCTGGAAGGCCTGTCTCCCAGCAGTACTGTACACAGTGCGTCCTTCTAACCCTGAGTGAAATATTTACGTCCTGCCTAGTGGAGGATGGGAGGCTATAGTTTACAATGGATCCAAGGTGTGACATTAGAGGATAGGTGCTTGCCCCCTAGGCCTATGCCACAGGGGGTTGGTggaaccttaattggggaggacgggctcgtgctaatgactggagcggaatgagtggaatggtaacaaatacatcaaacacatggattcCAGATGTTTAAAGCCATTCCATTTCCGTCGTACTCCGGCTGtcattatgagccgttctccctacagcagcctcctgtgacctATGCACTCTATCTGACAATGGTAGTGTGATGATTGTTCTGTGCTATTGACTGAAATATGCGTTTAATCAGTTTGCTTTCTTACACATTGGAGAAGCCTAGGATTATTGTTAGTAGTGTGTTCAGTTGGTTGACATTGGGATTGCGATGATCATTCAGTTGCTTATGCTGGCTTCACGTGCTGGTGGAAAATGGGAAGTCGTAAGTCTGACATGATAGTGTTGAAGTGATTTTGAAGTCGGATGAATTCTTTAAACAATaagattttagctagctaacattgccaATAATAAAGTTAGTTAGCTTGTTTAACATTGACAATATGGTCAACTAACGACATTCTCCATATTGATAAGGTTGTAATTGTCAAAAACAGATTTGTTGCCATCTTTTGGTTCAAAAGGTGAAAGGTTGTGGTGAAACGTCACAACTCAGCA
This Oncorhynchus keta strain PuntledgeMale-10-30-2019 unplaced genomic scaffold, Oket_V2 Un_contig_6348_pilon_pilon, whole genome shotgun sequence DNA region includes the following protein-coding sequences:
- the LOC118378157 gene encoding mpv17-like protein isoform X2; translation: MQNISVFWVSFLEGKEDIFQDWREKFLNTYKTGLMFWPFMQFLNFSMVPLYMRTTFTGCCAFVWATFLCFSRQSGDGTANAAIAWMFTPKQDRTTEPEAENLGPKVEQTGPKVDQTGPKLDTEGPKPENPSPKEETTNTHC